The following proteins are co-located in the Myxocyprinus asiaticus isolate MX2 ecotype Aquarium Trade chromosome 18, UBuf_Myxa_2, whole genome shotgun sequence genome:
- the LOC127455902 gene encoding spermatogenesis-associated protein 2-like protein has translation MSFVGEKIRVDDLIQKYQTNLEIQIKKGDRSLVCIDEQLCKEVEMLLTKDNAQKTFNICWLDPLTVMENSFRALPFKTGHLGLEKLSKAFGVLELAALNLYLYPWRREYRVVKMFSGMFTHSIKPALTLQQAKELFGLLGYQPSGPSEEEELILDSKLAPADSLLNLACGFFTARMECQLLHSTLGALDRGVEWVLQLIKERKSGHNLQVALENIKRKLEASHSSDINSDLDLYTDKDLGSKVQADALQMTPISCLLPHSSYMQPKETLLLSNPLYGDSSQSDSVSNEDASQGMALCVSTLQCQINNPKNHVSPPQIPGLLESSGKVQTEGYTWRQAADDGPVMCSCIKPSFLFIYQCDQCKDIHSSLCEYYKECKKKGHTLALCQDKAGQQQKMNVQQDQHKPGKEKDSLKKHNCMSNSMSETFLVCYSCLLIHDQSCTSIKACTLLYHNLLPTGKLQPPQAERANAPKRHICLTADAPVYVICNTCNDSHDCICGHAKNCIKLAHDVQYLQESGDSETPYKPISYHQCCTANQPWPEIVCLSCNVFCYSSCPDGRQCSQKHKIRRLKTKCVSCSDSELCVLCRYCCDVYCKKCWFKSPILCKCGMLFNSSSPV, from the exons ATGAGTTTTGTTGGAGAGAAAATCAGAGTGGATGATCTCATCCAAAAGTACCAGACCAACTTGGAGATCCAGATTAAAAAGGGGGATCGAAGTCTGGTATGCATAGATGAGCAACTTTGCAAGGAAGTAGAGATGCTTCTTACCAAAGACAATGCCCAGAAGACATTTAATATATGTTGGCTAGATCCCTTGACAGTGATGGAAAACTCATTCCGAGCATTGCCATTTAAAACTGGCCATTTGGGGCTTGAGAAGCTTTCCAAGGCCTTTGGAGTGTTGGAGCTTGCTGCGTTAAACCTCTACCTGTATCCGTGGAGAAGGGAGTACCGAGTTGTGAAG ATGTTTTCAGGAATGTTCACCCATTCAATAAAACCTGCCTTAACCCTACAGCAGGCTAAAGAGCTGTTCGGGTTGCTTGGATATCAGCCTTCAGGTCCTTCTGAGGAAGAAGAGCTTATACTCGACTCCAAACTAGCTCCTGCTGATTCCTTACTCAACCTGGCATGTGGCTTCTTCACTGCTCGTATGGAGTGCCAGCTGCTTCATTCCACCTTGGGTGCTCTGGACAGAGGTGTGGAGTGGGTTCTTCAACTAATCAAGGAGAGAAAGAGTGGCCACAACCTTCAGGTAGCATTGGAAAACATCAAAAGGAAGTTAGAGGCTTCTCATTCTTCAGACATAAATTCAGATCTGGATCTTTACACCGATAAGGATTTGGGGAGCAAAGTGCAGGCAGATGCTCTTCAAATGACACCCATTTCTTGTTTGCTACCTCACTCTTCGTATATGCAACCAAAGGAGACCCTCCTACTAAGCAACCCTCTATACGGTGACTCTTCTCAGTCAGACAGTGTGAGTAATGAAGATGCTAGCCAGGGAATGGCACTCTGTGTCTCAACGCTTCAGTGCCAGATCAACAACCCCAAAAACCATGTCTCACCTCCGCAGATTCCAGGACTACTGGAAAGCTCTGGTAAAGTTCAAACTGAAGGTTATACCTGGAGACAAGCAGCAGACGATGGACCAGTGATGTGCAGCTGTATTAAACCatcttttttgtttatatatcaGTGTGACCAGTGCAAAGACATTCACAGTTCACTTTGTGAATATTATAAAGAGTGCAAAAAGAAAGGGCATACTTTAGCACTGTGTCAAGACAAAGCTGGACAGCAACAGAAAATGAATGTGCAAcaagaccagcataaaccaggcAAAGAAAAAGATTCTCTGAAAAAACATAATTGTATGAGCAATTCAATGTCTGAAACCTTTTTGGTGTGCTACAGCTGCCTGTTAATCCATGACCAGAGCTGTACAAGCATTAAAGCATGCACATTGCTATATCACAACTTGTTGCCCACAGGAAAATTACAGCCCCCTCAAGCAGAAAGAGCCAATGCTCCAAAGAGGCACATATGTCTTACTGCAGACGCTCCAGTATACGTAATCTGCAACACCTGTAATGACTCCCATGATTGCATATGTGGACATGCGAAAAATTGCATCAAACTTGCCCATGATGTGCAGTACCTCCAAGAATCAGGTGATTCAGAAACTCCCTATAAGCCAATCTCATATCACCAGTGCTGCACTGCTAACCAGCCTTGGCCTGAAATTGTATGCCTCTCTTGTAATGTCTTTTGTTACTCCAGCTGTCCTGATGGAAGGCAGTGttctcaaaaacacaaaatacgACGACTCAAAACTAAATGCGTCAGTTGCTCAGATTCTGAGCTTTGCGTCCTATGCAGGTATTGCTGTGATGTGTACTGCAAAAAGTGTTGGTTTAAAAGTCCCATTTTGTGTAAATGTGGAATGCTTTTTAACTCCTCCTCCCCAGTTTAA